A window from Salminus brasiliensis chromosome 7, fSalBra1.hap2, whole genome shotgun sequence encodes these proteins:
- the synprb gene encoding synaptoporin b codes for MCMVIFAPLFAVFAFALCGGYSGQITVKVECLDKTQSNISIRFAYPFRLQQVHFNALVCEGKRHETIFLEGDYSSSAQFFVTVSVLAFLYSLLATVVYIFYQNKYREKNRGPVVDCLVTVVFSGLWLVSSVAWAKTLSGLKTATDVGQMQLLMSACRDPENLCETLEEPAWTNLNMSVAFGFLNFSLWAGNIWFAYKETGLHNSGQRHLSRTLSEKRSSSFRQYSQTSFDQSGTGFGQRLYSQASFDLSSGNFSLPQTTLGQPILYRQMGSPTSRGPLIFINESQ; via the exons ATGTGTATGGTCATATTCGCTCCG ctttttgcagtttttgcaTTTGCATTATGTGGGGGATATTCTGGCCAGATAACGGTTAAAGTGGAATGCCTGGACAAAACTCAAAGcaacatcagtatcagattcgCCTATCCGTTCAG ACTCCAGCAGGTGCACTTTAATGCTCTTGTCTGTGAGGGTAAGAGGCATGAGACGATTTTCCTCGAGGGAGATTACTCGTCTTCTGCACAGTTCTTCGTTACAGTGTCTGTTCTTGCTTTTCTGTACTCGCTCCTGGCTACAGTAGTCTACATCTTCTATCAGAACAAGTacagagaaaagaacagaggCCCTGTAGTG GATTGTTTGGTGACAGTGGTTTTCTCAGGTCTGTGGTTAGTGAGTTCAGTAGCCTGGGCTAAAACGCTTTCTGGATTGAAAACAGCCACAGATGTTGGTCAGATGCAGCTGTTAATGTCTGCCTGCAGAGATCCAGAGAACCTGTGTGAGACACTAGAAGAACCCGCCTGGACCAATCTAAACATGTCGGTG GCCTTCGGCTTCTTGAACTTCTCCCTGTGGGCTGGTAACATTTGGTTTGCCTACAAAGAGACAGGCTTGCACAACTCCGGTCAGCGTCACCTCTCCAGAACCCTCTCCGAGAAACGCAGCAGTAGTTTTAGGCAGTACAGTCAAACCAGCTTCGATCAATCCGGAACAGGCTTTGGACAGAGGCTCTACAGCCAGGCCAGTTTTGACCTGTCAAGTGGAAACTTCAGCTTGCCGCAGACCACTCTGGGACAGCCCATACTTTACAGACAGATGGGGAGCCCCACCTCCAGAGGACCTCTGATATTTATCAATGAGAGTCAGTGA
- the LOC140560242 gene encoding sodium- and chloride-dependent GABA transporter 2-like — protein MEQGFEPEVRLKLMNRAGPMAKPQPKPQQREQWASKLEFFLAVAGHIIGLGNVWRFPYLCYKNGGGAFFVPYVLFLFSCGIPLFFLETSLGQYTSQGGITCWRKICPLFEGLGYGSQVVVLYTGVYYIIILAWAFLYLFSSFTSELPWASCRNSWNTEHCVEFSQSNVTENIPEKVASPVVEFWERRILGLSGGIDEVGNVRWDLALCLLLAWIICYFCVWKGVKSTGKVVYFTATFPYLMLAVLLVRGLTLPGAINGIKFYLYPDPSRLTDPQVWMDAGSQIFYSYGVCTGVLTALGSYNKYENNCYRDCVYLCLLNSLTSFVAGFAIFSVLGFMADEQGMDISMVAESGPGLAFIAYPRAVALMPLPQLWAIFFFIMIIFLGLDSEFVYHEALVTAISDMYPSFFQIGHRRKILLLLICVVSFLVGLLMVTEGGLYVFQLFDYYACSGMTLLAFAILQSICVGWVYGADRLYNNIEDMIGYRPWPHMKYCWKFVTPIICTGTFVFSLVKYTPLKFNNTYEYPWWGYAIGGFFTLSSTLLVPLWMMYAVCKTPGSMRQRMRTLCIPAEDLPSPKSPKKELTSCTFETFTDLQTLRTVDRHTPADV, from the exons ATGGAGCAAGGCTTTGAGCCAGAAGTGCGGTTAAAGCTGATGAATAGGGCAGGCCCTATGGCAAAGCCCCAGCCCAAACCGCAGCAGAGAGAGCAATGGGCCAGTAAACTGGAGTTTTTCCTAGCTGTTGCAGGACACATTATTGGCCTAGGAAATGTATGGAGGTTCCCTTATCTGTGTTACAAGAATGGAGGAG GAGCTTTCTTTGTGCCATACGTGCTCTTCCTGTTTTCTTGTGGGATACCGCTCTTCTTCTTGGAGACATCACTGGGCCAGTACACCAGCCAGGGAGGGATCACATGCTGGAGGAAGATTTGCcccctctttgaag GACTGGGCTATGGTAGCCAGGTAGTGGTCCTGTACACTGGAGTCTATTACATCATCATCCTGGCCTGGGCGTTTCTCTACCTGTTCTCCTCCTTCACCTCAGAACTCCCATGGGCTAGCTGTAGGAATAGCTGGAACACAG AGCACTGCGTGGAATTTAGTCAGAGCAATGTTACTGAAAATATTCCAGAGAAAGTGGCATCCCCAGTTGTGGAGTTCTGGGA GAGAAGGATTTTGGGTTTGTCTGGAGGGATTGATGAGGTTGGTAATGTGAGATGGGATCTGGCGCTGTGTCTCCTGCTGGCCTGGATCATCTGCTACTTCTGTGTGTGGAAAGGAGTGAAGTCTACAGGCAAG GTGGTCTATTTCACCGCTACGTTTCCGTATTTGATGCTGGCAGTTCTGCTGGTGCGTGGACTAACACTGCCAGGAGCCATTAATGGTATCAAATTCTATCTGTACCCAGATCCTTCACGCCTCACTGACCCTCAG GTATGGATGGACGCAGGTAGTCAAATCTTTTACTCCTATGGAGTTTGCACGGGAGTTCTGACAGCTTTGGGAAGctataataaatatgaaaacaaCTGTTACAG AGACTGTGTGTACTTGTGCCTGCTAAACAGCCTGACCAgctttgtggctggctttgccaTCTTCTCTGTGTTGGGTTTCATGGCAGATGAACAGGGAATGGACATTTCAATGGTGGCAGAGTCAG GTCCTGGACTGGCATTCATTGCTTACCCACGGGCAGTGGCCTTAATGCCTTTACCTCAGTTATGGGCAATTTTCTTCTTCATTATGATAATTTTCCTTGGATTAGACAGTGAG TTTGTCTACCACGAAGCTCTAGTGACAGCCATCTCCGACATGTATCCCTCCTTCTTCCAAATTGGACACCGGCGTAAAATCCTGCTCCTTCTCATCTGTGTGGTCAGCTTCCTTGTTGGCTTGCTGATGGTAACAGAG ggtGGCCTGTATGTCTTCCAGTTGTTTGACTATTATGCTTGCAGTGGAATGACTCTCCTGGCATTTGCCATTCTTCAGTCCATCTGTGTGGGATGGGTTTATG GTGCAGATCGTCTGTATAACAACATTGAAGACATGATTGGTTATCGTCCCTGGCCTCATATGAAGTACTGCTGGAAATTTGTGACCCCTATTATTTGCACA ggaaCATTTGTCTTCTCCTTGGTTAAGTACACCCCCCTGAAGTTCAATAACACATATGAGTACCCTTGGTGGGGCTATGCCATTGGAGGCTTCTTCACACTCTCCTCCACCCTGCTGGTCCCTTTGTGGATGATGTATGCCGTGTGCAAAACCCCTGGGTCTATGCGTCAG AGAATGAGAACCCTGTGCATTCCAGCTGAAGACCTGCCTAGTCCAAAATCTCCTAAAAAGGAGCTGACCTCTTGCACATTCGAGACTTTTACAGATCTTCAGACCTTACGCACTGTTGACAGACACACTCCAGCAGATGTCTGA